From a single Couchioplanes caeruleus genomic region:
- a CDS encoding UDP-glucose dehydrogenase family protein, protein MTIPYPTTQTVPAFPEVEVPSGAPRPRLAFLGTGYLGATYAICFAELGYDVLGFDVDEPKIAKLAAGQVPFHEPGLDELLRANLNSGRLRFTTSYEEVAEFADVHFICVGTPQRGDGMGADLAYVEASVTNLARHLKRRALIVGKSTVPVGTAEWVEQLVAKHTDPELGIEVAWSPEFLQEGFAVEDVLRPNRIVVGVKTEWANGMLYAAHKGVFDLAATEDREVPLVVTDFATAELVKVAANAFLATKISFINAMAEVCEVAGGDVTQLAKAIGYDPRIGNRFLQAGVGFGGGCLPKDIRAFQARAQELGAGEALRFLHEVDLINQRRRTKVLQLAAELLGRRSGPAGPDLSGTRIAVLGAAFKPNSDDVRDAPALAVAAGLAKAGADVHVYDPQGMDNARTVQPQLTYETSMAEAVAGAELVCVLTEWAEFRNADPQALGETVAGKRVIDGKNCLDPVLWARAGWQYRGMGRPAPAL, encoded by the coding sequence GTGACCATCCCGTACCCGACCACGCAGACCGTACCCGCGTTCCCGGAGGTCGAGGTGCCGTCCGGCGCTCCCCGGCCGCGGCTGGCGTTCCTCGGCACGGGTTACCTGGGTGCCACGTACGCCATCTGCTTCGCCGAGCTGGGCTACGACGTGCTCGGCTTCGACGTGGACGAGCCGAAGATCGCGAAGCTGGCCGCGGGGCAGGTGCCGTTCCACGAGCCGGGGCTGGACGAGCTGCTGCGGGCCAACCTGAACTCCGGGCGGCTGCGGTTCACGACCTCGTACGAGGAGGTCGCCGAGTTCGCCGACGTGCACTTCATCTGTGTGGGCACCCCGCAGCGCGGCGACGGGATGGGCGCGGACCTGGCGTACGTCGAGGCGTCGGTGACCAATCTCGCCCGCCACCTCAAGCGCCGGGCGTTGATCGTGGGCAAGTCCACGGTGCCGGTGGGTACGGCCGAGTGGGTGGAGCAGCTGGTCGCCAAGCACACCGACCCGGAGCTGGGCATCGAGGTGGCGTGGTCGCCGGAGTTCCTGCAGGAGGGCTTCGCGGTCGAGGACGTGCTGCGCCCCAACCGGATCGTGGTCGGTGTGAAGACCGAGTGGGCCAACGGCATGCTCTACGCCGCGCACAAGGGTGTGTTCGACCTGGCCGCCACCGAGGACCGGGAGGTGCCGCTGGTGGTGACCGACTTCGCCACGGCGGAGCTGGTCAAGGTCGCCGCGAACGCGTTCCTGGCCACGAAGATCAGCTTCATCAACGCCATGGCCGAGGTGTGCGAGGTCGCCGGCGGCGACGTGACCCAGCTGGCCAAGGCGATCGGGTACGACCCGCGCATCGGTAACCGGTTCCTGCAGGCTGGGGTCGGGTTCGGCGGCGGCTGCCTGCCCAAGGACATCCGCGCGTTCCAGGCCCGCGCGCAGGAACTCGGCGCCGGTGAGGCGCTGCGGTTCCTGCACGAGGTCGACCTGATCAACCAGCGGCGGCGCACCAAGGTGCTGCAGCTCGCGGCGGAGCTGCTGGGCCGCCGCTCGGGCCCGGCGGGCCCGGACCTGTCCGGCACCCGCATCGCCGTGCTCGGCGCCGCGTTCAAGCCCAACTCCGACGACGTACGCGACGCGCCCGCGCTCGCCGTCGCCGCGGGACTGGCCAAGGCCGGCGCCGACGTGCACGTGTACGACCCGCAGGGCATGGACAACGCGCGGACGGTGCAGCCGCAGCTCACGTACGAGACCTCCATGGCGGAGGCGGTCGCCGGCGCCGAACTGGTGTGCGTGCTCACCGAGTGGGCGGAGTTCCGCAACGCCGACCCGCAGGCGCTGGGCGAGACGGTCGCCGGCAAGCGCGTCATCGACGGCAAGAACTGCCTGGACCCGGTCCTGTGGGCGCGGGCCGGCTGGCAGTACCGCGGCATGGGACGGCCCGCCCCGGCACTCTGA
- a CDS encoding SCO7613 C-terminal domain-containing membrane protein encodes MAQAQEPDSYDEELARIEASIAELKIRDLAAAKERTNIASKIQAAQFQRDILAHANQQRKRAAAKAASRRIRLRTPGAAQTSGAPAATGSPVATGSPMASGSPVATGSPVAAGAPSAAAPAEGRPSWSPPGTPYTGPPGHATDGVTVLVDDPPPTEEPPPAAPPRRPRVAPLPPQPPAHEPETSSQSVQNILLGLSALVLGVAAVVFAGATSNGVGRAFILALFTAVALAAAPVIARRGLTSTGETLAAVGLILLPMSLYALHGSPAFGGSRVPAPVFLGVTLLITAAASFVYAGVTRLAAPRYATVVAVQPVPPLLAYPMIESPAGWALALTAVAVVDLLLLTTVIRRGRLVPRWPVGRPVAGDRESLAEADARDIGARDFESRDDPADPGSYSAAAQATEADPAAADADFDTPDRPESRPEEPDLIIDGLTGRRRRRWLPTRIFPGPRPAGAPAAGSVPLAPPATPPSAGWLRQLTFSLLCIAAAGALLYATAALLSADAVVDAVRSGLILILAAVIVSAAARMVDQILARNIAGAVLTLAIIGACARIAAVGSPAWTLAAASAAVAVTGAAVRMLADEVRRGPQYASAAALTLIGLFVAVDALRAALAPVQAARPVWNADTAAYAGRLAAAAGESGWLLALSALLLTVAAALALPAEYRWEGAVTGVALTALSVPSSLGLPWSEAPWPLVVAAIGIGAAGLLAPTRRVAVAHIAAAGVVGLFGAGAALSASWLTAAVLTALAGAGVMVAVAARQIPVRLYAWLIGDWASGAAALAIPGAVVTAVLAVHDRGDGPPPTEAVTVPALALGFLAVAGTLTYAAVFQVARREVSVPLTAGTGLGAVALALAALLAPGSTAPDVWVGALLLAAAFLLFFAKSLDNGRRADRMLDGPDIAAAAATVAVCGALARVAALAFPEAPLAVAAIVVLIVAFGVRALPDDWRRGPVRGLAVAGLVIGAIAGWQALVSGLRLIAAPGPIWASDIGALPTTAPPGAWQAPFALLLIAVAAAFALPRPWKYDVSAVGVALATIGAPAALGMPWWSPLIIGGAVAIGYGIASAAATDPRDALDRAGVAAVVALHAAGAGLIRPWATAVALSLIIVACVLTAWLSRIRFNPQERREWAQRAVAEDGVAISDETGMPRHRAQIGGAATLGALLAAPGVLAAIAAEQNRTVPVVLTAGLAGSSLALALLAVAGPKIAQYLPWATIGLVGGATITALASVPSDYPTALYAAAAALLGVVAELLRGAVPAPSPRVAARPSWRPVRRPKYTAPSYADVRWGAMRPSRLRGRWLVDPATGAVLVAALPTVLALLSLAPALRAALLDPMQQLRAIWDGPVEALTSPASGSVDGTSVLAAVLLTVAAALAALGFGGKPAEAVPVILPGLAITLLIAPIALDARWPTSTSAALVVFTIVMLGLALTPPPVSNRAALLRATRSIVFVIGLLAGGAGLSGSLATHQLTLFTLGSAIGVGLVAAVAGRSRHARVLGWLFTAAMGQAFVLAVALIAGLTAEWASFGVLAVGAALLILEAALPRLGLPEYRLEATTVEWSGYASALVAGALAYDSPAHLAALLAAWGAILGLTATRPGRTPNQRRNLFWLAVGFEIIGIWLFVALADVALPEAYTLPFAALALLVGALEARQRPDLSSWAAYGPSLLAAFVPTTGLVIATNAGDLRELLLLLGAVTTLIIGSRLQQQAPVVIGATATAVATIHFATTLVGPWLVLVPVGVVLLFLGATNESRRRTQERLRGALVRLR; translated from the coding sequence GTGGCGCAGGCGCAGGAGCCGGACAGCTACGACGAGGAGTTGGCCCGTATCGAGGCGTCGATCGCGGAACTGAAGATCCGTGATCTGGCGGCGGCCAAGGAACGCACGAACATCGCGAGCAAGATCCAGGCCGCGCAGTTCCAGCGGGACATCCTCGCGCACGCCAACCAGCAGCGGAAACGCGCCGCGGCGAAGGCAGCCAGCCGGCGCATCCGGCTGCGCACGCCCGGAGCCGCCCAGACCTCCGGCGCCCCCGCGGCAACCGGCTCCCCGGTGGCGACCGGCTCCCCCATGGCGAGCGGCTCCCCCGTGGCGACCGGCTCCCCCGTGGCTGCCGGTGCGCCCTCGGCCGCCGCACCCGCCGAGGGCCGGCCGTCCTGGTCACCGCCGGGCACGCCGTACACCGGGCCGCCCGGGCACGCCACCGACGGGGTGACCGTGCTGGTCGACGACCCGCCGCCCACCGAGGAGCCGCCGCCGGCCGCACCGCCGCGGCGCCCGCGGGTCGCGCCGCTGCCGCCCCAGCCGCCGGCGCACGAGCCGGAGACCTCGTCGCAGTCGGTGCAGAACATCCTGCTCGGCCTCAGCGCGCTCGTCCTCGGCGTCGCCGCCGTCGTCTTCGCCGGCGCGACCAGCAACGGCGTGGGCCGCGCCTTCATCCTCGCCCTCTTCACCGCGGTCGCACTGGCGGCCGCGCCCGTGATCGCCCGCCGCGGCCTCACCTCGACCGGTGAGACGCTCGCGGCGGTGGGGCTCATCCTGCTGCCGATGAGCCTGTACGCCCTGCACGGCAGTCCCGCGTTCGGCGGCTCCCGCGTGCCCGCCCCGGTGTTCCTCGGCGTCACGCTGCTGATCACCGCGGCGGCGTCGTTCGTCTACGCCGGTGTCACGCGGCTCGCCGCCCCGCGGTACGCCACGGTCGTCGCCGTGCAGCCGGTGCCGCCGCTGCTGGCGTACCCGATGATCGAGAGCCCGGCCGGATGGGCGCTGGCGCTCACCGCCGTGGCCGTCGTCGACCTGCTGCTGCTCACCACGGTGATCCGGCGGGGCCGGCTGGTGCCGCGCTGGCCGGTGGGACGCCCCGTCGCCGGCGACCGGGAGTCGCTGGCCGAGGCCGACGCCCGGGACATCGGCGCCCGCGACTTCGAGTCGCGCGACGACCCGGCGGACCCGGGCTCCTACAGCGCCGCCGCGCAGGCCACCGAGGCCGATCCGGCCGCCGCCGACGCGGACTTCGACACGCCGGACCGGCCCGAGTCCCGGCCCGAGGAACCCGACCTGATCATCGACGGGCTCACCGGGCGCCGCCGACGGCGCTGGCTGCCCACGCGGATCTTCCCCGGGCCCCGACCGGCCGGCGCGCCCGCCGCCGGCTCGGTGCCGCTCGCGCCGCCCGCCACACCGCCGTCGGCCGGCTGGCTGCGGCAGCTGACCTTCAGCCTGCTGTGCATCGCCGCGGCCGGCGCGCTGCTGTACGCCACCGCCGCACTGCTGAGCGCGGACGCCGTGGTGGACGCCGTACGCTCCGGATTGATCTTGATCCTCGCCGCCGTGATCGTGTCCGCGGCCGCGCGCATGGTCGACCAGATCCTCGCGCGCAACATCGCCGGGGCCGTGCTGACCCTGGCGATCATCGGCGCCTGCGCCCGCATCGCGGCGGTGGGCTCGCCGGCCTGGACCCTCGCCGCCGCGTCCGCCGCCGTCGCCGTCACCGGGGCCGCCGTGCGCATGCTCGCGGACGAGGTGCGGCGCGGACCGCAGTACGCGTCGGCCGCCGCCCTCACGCTCATCGGCCTGTTCGTCGCCGTCGACGCCCTCCGCGCGGCTCTCGCGCCGGTGCAGGCGGCACGGCCGGTGTGGAACGCGGACACCGCCGCCTACGCGGGCCGGCTCGCCGCGGCCGCGGGCGAATCGGGGTGGCTGCTGGCCCTGAGCGCGCTGCTGCTGACCGTGGCGGCCGCGCTCGCCCTGCCGGCCGAGTACAGGTGGGAAGGCGCGGTGACCGGGGTCGCGCTGACCGCCCTGTCCGTGCCGTCGTCGCTGGGCCTGCCCTGGTCGGAGGCGCCCTGGCCGCTGGTCGTGGCGGCCATCGGCATCGGCGCGGCCGGCCTGCTCGCGCCGACCCGCCGGGTCGCGGTCGCGCACATCGCGGCCGCGGGCGTCGTCGGCCTCTTCGGCGCCGGCGCCGCGCTGAGCGCGTCGTGGCTGACCGCCGCGGTCCTCACCGCGCTGGCCGGCGCGGGCGTGATGGTCGCGGTCGCGGCCCGCCAGATCCCGGTACGCCTGTACGCCTGGCTGATCGGCGACTGGGCGTCCGGGGCGGCGGCTCTGGCCATCCCCGGGGCCGTGGTCACCGCGGTCCTGGCCGTCCACGACCGCGGCGACGGGCCACCGCCCACCGAGGCCGTCACCGTCCCCGCGCTGGCCCTCGGCTTCCTCGCCGTCGCCGGCACGCTCACGTACGCGGCGGTGTTCCAGGTGGCCCGGCGCGAGGTCAGCGTCCCGTTGACCGCCGGAACCGGGCTGGGGGCAGTCGCCCTGGCGCTCGCCGCTCTGCTGGCACCGGGCTCCACCGCGCCGGACGTCTGGGTGGGCGCGCTCCTGCTGGCCGCCGCCTTCCTCCTTTTCTTCGCGAAGTCGCTGGACAACGGCCGGCGTGCGGACCGGATGCTCGACGGGCCCGACATCGCCGCGGCGGCCGCCACCGTGGCGGTCTGCGGCGCGCTCGCCCGGGTCGCCGCCCTGGCCTTCCCCGAGGCGCCGCTGGCCGTCGCGGCGATCGTGGTGCTGATCGTCGCCTTCGGGGTCCGCGCGCTGCCGGACGACTGGCGACGGGGTCCGGTCCGCGGCCTGGCGGTGGCCGGCCTGGTGATCGGCGCCATCGCCGGCTGGCAGGCGCTCGTCTCCGGCCTGCGGCTCATCGCCGCGCCCGGGCCGATCTGGGCCTCGGACATCGGCGCCCTGCCCACCACGGCACCCCCGGGCGCCTGGCAGGCGCCGTTCGCGCTGCTGCTCATCGCGGTCGCGGCGGCGTTCGCCCTGCCCCGCCCCTGGAAGTACGACGTCAGCGCGGTCGGCGTGGCCCTCGCGACCATCGGCGCGCCGGCCGCGCTCGGAATGCCCTGGTGGTCCCCTCTGATCATCGGCGGCGCGGTCGCCATCGGCTACGGCATCGCGTCCGCGGCGGCCACCGACCCCCGCGACGCCCTCGACCGGGCCGGGGTGGCGGCCGTGGTGGCCCTGCACGCCGCCGGCGCGGGCCTGATCCGGCCCTGGGCCACCGCGGTCGCGCTGAGCCTCATCATCGTGGCGTGCGTGCTCACGGCCTGGCTCTCACGGATCCGCTTCAACCCGCAGGAACGCCGGGAATGGGCCCAGCGGGCCGTCGCCGAGGACGGCGTCGCCATCAGTGACGAGACCGGCATGCCGCGGCACCGCGCCCAGATCGGCGGGGCGGCCACGCTGGGCGCCCTGCTCGCCGCCCCCGGCGTGCTCGCCGCCATCGCCGCCGAGCAGAACCGTACGGTCCCGGTGGTGCTGACCGCCGGGCTGGCCGGGTCGAGCCTCGCCCTGGCCCTGCTCGCGGTCGCCGGCCCCAAGATCGCCCAGTATCTGCCGTGGGCCACGATCGGGCTGGTCGGCGGGGCCACGATCACGGCGCTGGCCTCCGTACCGAGCGACTACCCGACCGCCCTGTACGCGGCGGCCGCTGCCCTGCTGGGCGTCGTGGCGGAGCTGCTGCGTGGCGCCGTACCGGCACCCAGCCCGAGGGTCGCGGCGCGGCCGTCGTGGCGGCCCGTCCGGCGCCCGAAGTACACCGCGCCCAGCTACGCCGACGTCCGGTGGGGCGCGATGCGTCCGAGCCGCCTGCGCGGCCGGTGGCTCGTCGACCCGGCGACCGGGGCGGTCCTCGTGGCGGCGCTGCCGACCGTGCTGGCGCTGCTGTCGCTCGCCCCGGCGCTGCGAGCGGCGCTCCTCGACCCGATGCAGCAGCTCCGGGCGATCTGGGACGGCCCGGTCGAGGCGCTGACCAGCCCCGCGTCCGGCAGCGTCGACGGTACGTCCGTGCTCGCGGCGGTGCTGCTGACCGTGGCCGCCGCCCTCGCAGCCCTCGGCTTCGGAGGCAAGCCGGCCGAGGCCGTACCCGTGATCCTGCCCGGCCTGGCGATCACCCTGCTGATCGCGCCGATCGCCCTGGACGCCCGCTGGCCGACGTCGACGTCGGCGGCCCTGGTGGTCTTCACGATCGTCATGCTGGGGCTGGCGCTGACCCCGCCACCCGTCTCCAACCGGGCGGCCCTGCTGCGCGCCACCCGCAGCATCGTGTTCGTCATCGGCCTGCTCGCCGGCGGCGCCGGCCTGTCCGGCAGCCTGGCCACCCACCAGCTGACGCTGTTCACGCTGGGCTCGGCGATCGGCGTCGGCCTGGTCGCGGCGGTCGCCGGCCGCAGCCGGCACGCCCGGGTCCTGGGCTGGTTGTTCACCGCGGCGATGGGCCAGGCGTTCGTGCTGGCCGTCGCGCTGATCGCGGGGCTCACCGCCGAATGGGCGTCGTTCGGCGTCCTGGCCGTCGGTGCGGCGCTGCTGATCCTCGAGGCCGCGCTCCCCCGCCTCGGCCTGCCCGAATACCGCCTCGAGGCCACCACGGTCGAATGGAGCGGGTACGCGTCGGCGCTGGTCGCGGGCGCGCTCGCGTACGACTCACCGGCCCACCTCGCGGCCCTGCTGGCGGCCTGGGGTGCGATCCTCGGCCTCACGGCTACCCGCCCCGGCCGTACGCCCAACCAGCGCCGCAACCTGTTCTGGCTCGCGGTCGGCTTCGAGATCATCGGCATCTGGCTCTTCGTCGCCCTCGCGGACGTGGCACTGCCGGAGGCGTACACGCTCCCGTTCGCGGCGCTCGCCCTGCTCGTCGGCGCCCTCGAAGCCCGCCAGCGCCCGGACCTGAGCAGCTGGGCGGCGTACGGCCCGTCCCTGCTCGCGGCGTTCGTCCCGACGACCGGCCTGGTCATCGCCACGAACGCGGGCGACCTGCGCGAACTGCTCCTGCTGCTCGGCGCGGTGACAACGCTGATCATCGGGTCCCGCCTGCAGCAGCAGGCCCCGGTGGTGATCGGCGCGACGGCCACGGCGGTGGCGACGATCCACTTCGCCACGACGCTGGTCGGGCCGTGGCTGGTCCTCGTACCGGTCGGGGTGGTCCTGTTGTTCCTCGGAGCGACCAACGAGAGCCGCCGCCGGACCCAGGAGCGCCTGCGCGGGGCGCTGGTGCGGCTGCGCTGA
- the purE gene encoding 5-(carboxyamino)imidazole ribonucleotide mutase produces MAPSVGLIMGSDSDWSTMEAAALALAEFEVPFEVGVVSAHRTVQKMVDYASSAADRGLKVVITGAGGAAHLPGMVAALTPLPVIGVPVPLKYLDGMDSLLSIVQMPAGVPVATVSIGGARNAGLLAVRILGASDPVLLKKMQAFQSNLEQVVAEKDAALRARLMS; encoded by the coding sequence ATGGCACCCTCCGTCGGCCTCATCATGGGTAGCGACTCCGACTGGTCCACGATGGAGGCGGCGGCGCTGGCCCTCGCCGAGTTCGAGGTGCCGTTCGAGGTGGGGGTGGTGTCCGCCCACCGTACGGTGCAGAAGATGGTCGACTACGCGAGCTCGGCCGCGGACCGGGGGCTGAAGGTCGTCATCACCGGCGCGGGCGGGGCGGCGCACCTGCCCGGCATGGTCGCGGCCCTCACTCCGCTGCCGGTCATCGGCGTGCCGGTGCCGCTGAAGTACCTCGACGGCATGGACTCGCTGCTCTCAATCGTCCAGATGCCGGCCGGCGTGCCCGTGGCGACCGTGTCGATCGGCGGGGCGCGCAACGCCGGGCTGCTCGCGGTGCGGATCCTCGGCGCTTCGGATCCGGTGCTGCTGAAGAAGATGCAGGCTTTCCAGTCGAACCTGGAGCAGGTCGTCGCGGAGAAGGACGCCGCGCTGCGCGCACGCCTGATGAGCTGA
- a CDS encoding 5-(carboxyamino)imidazole ribonucleotide synthase, with amino-acid sequence MDTRTGLPVVGMVGGGQLARMTHQAAISLGQSLRVLSVSPDDSAALVAADVRIGTHTDLAALREFAKGCDAVTFDHEHVPTGHIAALAAEGVKIYPGAEAIVFAQDKQRMRERLSELGAPVPRWRPVSSAAEIADFAASLTQAGTAAGGDSGGWPVVAKAVRGGYDGRGVWMLADAAAAEELVATGTPLIVEERVPLRRELAALVARSPFGQVAAYPVVETVQWDGICVEVLAPAPGLSEERALEAQQLAIDLAHALGVVGLLAVELFETGDGIVVNELAMRPHNSGHWTIEGARTSQFEQHLRAVLDYPMGETSLAAPAVVMANVLGGQPGGMSLDERLHHLFADDPGVRVHLYGKQVRPGRKIGHVTVLGDDMTSVRARAARAARRLQEGE; translated from the coding sequence ATGGATACTCGAACCGGCCTTCCCGTTGTCGGCATGGTGGGCGGCGGGCAGCTGGCCCGGATGACCCACCAGGCCGCGATCTCCCTCGGTCAGTCGTTGCGGGTGCTCTCCGTGTCACCCGACGACAGCGCGGCGCTGGTCGCCGCCGACGTGCGCATCGGCACGCACACCGATCTCGCCGCGCTGCGCGAGTTCGCGAAGGGCTGCGACGCCGTCACCTTCGACCACGAGCATGTGCCGACCGGGCACATCGCCGCGCTGGCCGCCGAGGGCGTGAAGATCTACCCGGGCGCCGAGGCGATCGTGTTCGCCCAGGACAAGCAGCGGATGCGGGAACGGCTGAGCGAGCTGGGCGCGCCGGTGCCGCGCTGGCGCCCGGTGAGCAGCGCCGCGGAGATCGCCGACTTCGCCGCCTCGCTGACGCAGGCCGGCACCGCAGCTGGCGGGGACTCCGGCGGCTGGCCGGTTGTCGCGAAGGCCGTGCGCGGCGGCTACGACGGCCGCGGCGTGTGGATGCTCGCCGATGCTGCCGCCGCCGAGGAGCTTGTCGCCACCGGGACGCCGCTGATCGTCGAGGAGCGGGTGCCGCTGCGGCGTGAGCTGGCCGCCCTGGTCGCCCGGTCGCCGTTCGGGCAGGTCGCCGCGTATCCCGTCGTCGAGACCGTGCAGTGGGACGGCATCTGCGTGGAGGTGCTCGCGCCCGCGCCCGGGCTTTCCGAGGAGCGGGCGCTCGAGGCGCAGCAGCTTGCCATCGACCTCGCTCACGCGCTGGGCGTCGTCGGGCTGCTCGCCGTCGAGCTGTTCGAGACCGGCGACGGCATCGTCGTCAACGAGCTGGCGATGCGGCCGCACAACTCGGGGCACTGGACCATCGAGGGTGCTCGTACCTCTCAGTTCGAGCAGCATCTGCGGGCCGTCCTCGACTATCCGATGGGCGAGACCTCGCTGGCCGCCCCGGCCGTCGTCATGGCGAACGTGCTCGGCGGGCAGCCCGGCGGCATGTCGCTGGACGAGCGCCTGCACCACCTGTTCGCCGACGACCCTGGCGTGCGCGTCCATCTGTACGGCAAGCAGGTCCGCCCCGGCCGCAAGATCGGGCACGTCACGGTGCTCGGCGACGACATGACGTCCGTACGCGCCCGCGCGGCACGCGCCGCACGCCGGCTCCAGGAAGGCGAATGA
- a CDS encoding thioredoxin domain-containing protein, with translation MANRLASATSPYLLQHADNPVDWWPWCDEAFAEARERDVPVLISVGYAACHWCHVMAHESFEDEGIARQVNGGFVAIKVDREERPDVDAVYMTATQAMTGQGGWPMTVFATPDGQPFFCGTYYPKANFSRLLDSVATAWRDQRDAVVKQGSAVVQAIGGAQLVGGPTAPISAELLDSAAMLLAKEHDQGYGGFGGAPKFPPHLNLLFLLRHHQRTGSPQALEIVRHTAEQMARGGIYDQLAGGFARYAVDATWTVPHFEKMLYDNALLLRVYTHLWRLTGDSLARRVADETAAFLLRDLATPAGGLASALDADTDGVEGLTYAWTPAQLVEALGEEDGAWAADLFQVTPGGTFEHGSSVLVLARDIDEAADEIVQRWRDVRDRLLTARARRPQPARDDKVVASWNGLAVTALAEHALLLDSAASREAAVQLAGVLADRHLVDGRLRRVSRDGVAGQPAGVLEDYGAVAEAFCAVHQLTGDGRWLTLAGSLLDVALAHFGTGDGGFYDTADDAERLVTRPADPTDNATPSGLSAVCAGLVAYAALTGETGYREAADKALETVGPLIREHPRFAGYSAAVAEAVLAGPYEIAVATHDPADPLVAAAHRHAPPGTVIVVGEPDRAGVPLLADRTLIDGRAAAYVCRGFVCDRPVTTVEELEARLTGVGGAMGG, from the coding sequence ATGGCAAACCGTCTCGCTTCGGCGACCTCGCCGTACCTGCTGCAGCACGCCGACAACCCCGTCGACTGGTGGCCGTGGTGCGACGAGGCCTTCGCCGAGGCTCGCGAGCGGGACGTGCCCGTGCTGATCTCCGTCGGCTACGCGGCCTGCCACTGGTGTCACGTCATGGCGCACGAGTCGTTCGAGGACGAAGGCATCGCACGGCAGGTCAACGGCGGCTTCGTGGCGATCAAGGTGGACCGCGAGGAGCGGCCCGACGTCGACGCCGTCTACATGACCGCGACGCAGGCGATGACCGGCCAGGGCGGCTGGCCGATGACCGTGTTCGCCACCCCCGACGGCCAGCCGTTCTTCTGCGGGACGTATTACCCGAAGGCGAACTTCTCCCGCCTGCTGGACTCGGTCGCGACCGCGTGGCGCGACCAGCGCGACGCCGTCGTCAAGCAGGGCTCCGCGGTGGTCCAGGCGATCGGCGGCGCCCAGCTGGTCGGCGGGCCGACCGCGCCGATCTCGGCGGAGCTGCTGGACAGCGCGGCGATGCTGCTCGCCAAGGAACACGACCAGGGGTACGGCGGGTTCGGCGGCGCTCCGAAGTTCCCGCCGCACCTCAACCTGCTGTTCCTGCTGCGGCACCACCAGCGCACCGGCTCCCCGCAGGCCCTGGAGATCGTCCGGCACACCGCCGAGCAGATGGCCCGCGGCGGCATCTACGACCAGCTCGCCGGTGGCTTCGCGAGGTATGCGGTCGATGCGACGTGGACGGTGCCGCACTTCGAGAAGATGCTGTACGACAACGCTCTGCTGCTGCGCGTCTACACGCACCTGTGGCGGCTGACCGGGGACTCCTTGGCGCGCCGCGTCGCCGACGAGACGGCCGCCTTCCTGCTCCGCGACCTTGCCACGCCCGCCGGTGGCCTGGCCTCGGCTCTCGACGCGGACACCGACGGCGTCGAGGGGCTGACGTACGCCTGGACGCCCGCGCAGCTGGTGGAGGCGCTGGGGGAGGAGGACGGCGCCTGGGCCGCCGACCTGTTCCAGGTCACGCCCGGCGGCACGTTCGAGCACGGCAGCAGCGTGCTGGTCCTCGCCCGCGACATCGACGAGGCCGCCGACGAGATCGTCCAGCGGTGGCGCGACGTACGCGACCGCCTCCTGACCGCCCGCGCCCGGCGCCCGCAGCCGGCCCGCGACGACAAGGTCGTGGCCTCCTGGAACGGCCTGGCGGTCACGGCGCTGGCCGAGCACGCGCTGCTGCTCGACTCGGCCGCCTCGCGCGAAGCGGCCGTTCAGCTCGCCGGGGTCCTCGCCGACCGTCACCTCGTCGACGGCCGGTTGCGTCGCGTCTCCCGCGACGGCGTGGCCGGGCAGCCGGCCGGCGTCCTGGAAGACTACGGCGCGGTGGCGGAGGCCTTCTGTGCCGTGCACCAGCTGACCGGGGACGGCCGCTGGCTCACGCTCGCGGGCTCGCTGCTGGACGTGGCGCTCGCGCACTTCGGGACCGGGGACGGTGGCTTCTACGACACGGCGGACGACGCGGAGCGGCTGGTCACCCGGCCCGCCGACCCCACCGACAACGCCACCCCGTCCGGGCTGTCGGCGGTGTGTGCCGGGCTGGTGGCGTACGCGGCGCTGACCGGGGAGACCGGCTACCGCGAGGCGGCCGACAAGGCGCTGGAGACGGTCGGTCCGCTGATCCGCGAGCATCCGCGCTTCGCGGGATACTCGGCCGCCGTGGCGGAGGCGGTGCTGGCGGGGCCGTACGAGATCGCCGTGGCGACCCATGACCCGGCGGACCCGCTGGTCGCGGCGGCGCACCGGCACGCGCCGCCGGGGACGGTGATCGTGGTCGGGGAGCCGGATCGGGCGGGGGTGCCGCTGCTGGCCGATCGGACGTTGATCGACGGGCGGGCTGCGGCGTACGTGTGCCGGGGGTTCGTGTGCGACCGGCCGGTGACCACGGTCGAGGAGCTGGAGGCCCGGCTGACGGGGGTCGGCGGGGCGATGGGTGGCTGA